ATGACAGCCTCTGACGTACACAGGGCTTCACCAAACGGTGCAAGGCCCTGCTGGCGCAACGTCCGACCGGTAGACACTACATCGGCAATAGCATCTGCCACACCAAGTTTGATAGAGACCTCTACCGCCCCATCCAGGCGGAGCACCTCAGCCGACAGGCCGCGGGCTGCAAGGTCATCGCGCACAAGGTTGGGATAAGAGGTAGCAATACGCTTTCCATCAAGCTTTTCAATGCTCCATTCCTGATCAGCAGGAGCTGCATAGCGGAATGTGGAGGAGCCGAAGCCTAGGGATAAAACCTCGTGGACATCCGCACGAGAATCACGGGCCAAGTCACGGCCTGTGATACCTAGATCGAGCTGTCCACCCGCAACGTAGATGGCGATATCTTTAGGACGGAGGAAGAAAAACTCAACGTTGTTTGCTTCATCAAAAACGTTTAAGGATTTGGAATCTCCACGGCCTGCGTAACCTGCCTCAGAGAGGATTTCCATGGCACGCTCAGACAGCGAACCTTTGTTTGGTACAGCGATTTTCAACATGATTGCTTTAAAACTCCTACAGGTTCTTGTAGATATCTTCTGGCTTCAGGCCGCGAGCAACCATGATGACTTGAGTCCAATAAATAAGCTGGGAGATTTCTCCAGCTAGCTCTTCATCGGTTTCATACTCGGCTGCAATCCAGACCTCTCCGGCTTCTTCGATGACCTTCTTACCCAGATGATGGATACCTTTATCTAAAGCAGCCACAGTTCCAGAGCCCTCGGGGCGGGTCTGAGCACGGTTAAGAAGTTCTTCGTACAGCGAGTCAAATGTCTTCACTCGGTACATTCTTCCACACAACAGTTATCAATGTGTGTTTGGGGGAGGATATTATCCAGGTTCTTAATCTCCTGCCCCACCAGCTTTTATTTCACGACCCCTGCTGGTTCGATATCGTGATACCACTGAGTGACCATGTCGGCGGTCACTCCTTCAAACGTGTTGGCTCCATGCAAAGATCTTAAAGCGACCACTCCAGCAGGTGCTTCGACTTCTTCTGGATGAAGTCCGATAACCCGACAGCCTGCGGTAACAGCTCCAAGCATGCCGTTGTAGGAATCTTCAAAGACAAGGCACTCTGAAGGATCAAGACCTACACGTTTAGCAGCTTCCAAATACATGTCCGGAGCCGGTTTAGGGGATGGAACTTCATCGCCTGCAATAGAACCAATGAAAAATTCATCTCCTACCGCTGCAACCGAACGCGTTGCTAATTCTCGCTCGGTGTTGGTGGTCACCAGCATGGGAATGCCTAAGGCTTTAAGCTCCGCAAGTAGCTCGGTTACGCCAGGGTTTGGGACGAGGGATTCGTCGAAAAGCTCATGGACGCGGGCGAACATGCCCGCCCTGTAGCGCTCATAGTCAGCGTCGCTCAACGTTATGCCTGCGTGCTCTGCGCATAAGCGCATAGTGCGCGGCAGGCTCGAGCCGACGGTGAGTTCCCGCAGTTCCGGGGTAAGCCTGCGACCCATGGCTTCACTGAGCTCATAGGTGGCAATGCCCCACTGTGGCTCAGAATCCACCATCGTGCCGTCCATATCCCAGAAAATAGCCTTAATCATGCCGTCAACCTTAGTGAATATGGCACGATCTGCAATCTTTAGGAAATGCTAAGTGCTAGACATTAAAGTACTTAGCTTCTGGGTGATAGAGCACAAAAGCATCCGTGGATTGCTCGGGATGCAATTGAAGTTCCTCAGACAATTCCACGCCAATGCGCTCTGGCTCAAGTAATTCAACCAACTTGATGCGATCTTCCAAGTTCGGGCACGAGCCATATCCAAAGGAGAAACGCGCACCGCGATAATCCAAGTCGAAGAACTTGGTTTTATCTTCTGGATCAAAATCAGCCACTGACCCACCATCGTTCAGTGTTAATTCGCTGCGCACACGCGAGTGCCAGTACTCAGCCAAAGCTTCAGTCAACTGCACACCGATACCGTGAACTTCAAGGTATTCACGGTATTCATTAGCGGCAAAAAGCTCATTGGCAAAGTCTGCAATCGGATTGCCCATGGTCACCAACTGGAATGGCATGACATCTACTTGGCCGTCTTTAATAGCCTGCTCACGGGGACGAATAAAGTCTGCGATACACAAGAACCGGCCACGCTGCTGGCGAGGGAAATTAAAGCGCATTCGTTCAGGCGCCTGCGGATCAGCAGATTCCAAAATGACCACGTCATCGCCTTCAGCGACTGCTGGGAAATATCCGTAGACCAACGCAACATGGTCCAAAATACCTTCAGCTTTCAACCGATCAAGCCAATAACGCAAACGTGGTCGGCCTTCGGTTTCCACCAAATCTTCATAGGAAGGGCCTTCTCCGCCACGGGTAGATTTCAGACCCCACTGCCCCATGAACAGCGCGCGTTCATCGAGGTTGCCCAAGAATTCCGCCAAAGGCAAGCCCTTGACAATGCGGGTTCCCCAGAAAGGTGGGGCAGCTGTTGGCGTATCAGTGGATACATCAGAGCGCTCAGGGACTACAACAGGTTCTGCATTGGCTTTACGCTCTGCAGCGATCCGACGCGAACGTTCATTACGAGCTTTGCGCTCCGCTTTCTTTTTCGCCTGCTCAATCGCTTCTGGAGAATCCGGATCTAAACCTTCACCGCGCTTTTCCGCCATGACCTCATCCATGAGACGCAAACCTTCAAAGGCATCACGGGCATAGTAGACATCGCCTTCATATACCTCATCGAGATCATTTTCCACGTAGGTACGAGTCAATGCGGCGCCACCCAAGATCACTGGGTAATTAGATACCCCCGCATTGTTCATTTCTTCGAGGTTTTCTTTCATCACCACGGTGGACTTCACAAGAAGCCCAGACATGCCAATAACATCGGCGTTGTGTTCTTGCGCAGCTTCGAGCATGGCAGAAATCGGTTGCTTGATACCTAGATTGATCACGTCATATCCGTTGTTGGACAAGATAATGTCAACTAGGTTCTTACCGATATCGTGGACATCGCCTTTCACCGTGGCAATGACCATTTTTCCTTTTCCAGCTGCCTGCGCAGTGCCGGACGCTTCGGCTTCTTCCTCCATAAACGGCTCTAAGTAGGCCACCGCAGTTTTCATTGTTTCTGCGGATTGCAACACGAATGGCAACTGCATTTGGCCGGAACCAAAGAGCTCTCCCACTGTCTTCATGCCATTGAGCAAGTCTTCATTGATAATCGCAATCGGAGACTTTTCTTTCATGCCGGCTTCCAGATCATCTTCGAGGCCGTTTTTATCCCCATCGATGATGCGTTGGGCTAGACGTTCAAACAGTGGCATGGCCGCCAGCTGCTCTGCGCGGGCATCTTTAGCATCTGCGGCAGACACACCTTCAAACAGCTGCATGAATTCCTGCAAAGGATCATAATCTTCTGCGCGGCGGTCGTAGACCATATCCAACGCCACTTCGCGTTGACGTTCATCAATGCGGTTCATCGGCAAGATTTTGGAACTGTGCGCGATAGCAGAGTCCAATCCAGCTTCAATGCACTCATGAAGGAATACTGAGTTAAGGACCTGGCGTGCAGCGGGGTTAAGGCCAAAGGAAATATTGGACAAGCCCAAGGTGGTGTGAATGTCCGGGTAGCGCTTCTTCAGTTCCCGAATGGCCTCAATTGTTTCAATACCATCTCGTCGGGTTTCTTCCTGACCAGTTGAAATGGGGAACGTCAAACAATCCACTACGATGTCTTTGATCTCTAGACCATAGGTGCCGGTGATATCGGCAATGAGACGCTCTGCGATGCGGACCTTATGCTCTGCGGTACGCGCCTGGCCTTCCTCATCAATGGTGAGTGCAACAACAGCAGCACCGTGTTGTTTTACCAAACGCATAATGCGCTGGTACCGAGAATCCGGGCCATCACCATCTTCAAAGTTGACGGAGTTAACAATGCTCCTGCCACCTAAGTGCTCAAGACCAGTTCGGATAACTTCCGGTTCGGTGGAGTCAATCATAATCGGCAAAGTGGAACTGGTAGCCAACAACGATGCCAGTTGCGCCATATCAGCAGTGCCATCTCGTCCCACGTAATCCACACAAAGATCCAGCATGTGTGCACCATCGCGGGTTTGCTGCTTGGCAATATCCACGCACGTTTCCCAATCGCCAGACAGCATTGCCTCACGGAATGCCTTGGAGCCATTTGAGTTGGTGCGCTCACCGATCATGGAAATACCAGTTTCCTGGGACAGTGGCACCGAGGTGTACAGCGATGCGACAGAGTCCTCTTCCTCCACCTCGCGGGAAGCCTGCTCAACAGGGCCTGCAGGGATCTTGGTTAGCGTGGAGGTTTCCTGCTCTGGAACACCCACCACCGCGTCGCGGACCGCACGGATGTGCTCAGGTGTGGTGCCACAGCAACCACCTACCATGGACAGGCCGTATTCGGAGACGAATCCAGCCAGCGCCTGCGCCAAATCCTCAGCCTCAAGTGGGTATTCTGCACCGTTTTTACCCAGGACAGGAAGACCTGCGTTAGGCATCACCGACACAGGAATATCGGCGTGCTTGGACAGGTAACGCAGGTGCTCGCTCATCTCATCTGGGCCGGTGGCGCAGTTCAGACCAATCATGTCGATACCCAGTGGCTGCAGCGCTGTCAACGCGGCACCGATCTCAGAACCCATGAGCATGGTGCCGGTGGTCTCTACGGTGACGTGGCAAATAATGGGCAAGAATGTATCAAGTTCAGCCATGGCATCTTGAACGCCGTGAACCGCAGCCTTGACCTGAAGCAAGTCCTGAGCAGTCTCAATCAAAAAGGCATCGCCACCACCGTCAATGATGCCAAGCGCTGCTTCCTTGTAGTGCCCACGCAAATCTGCATACGGTGCATGGCCCAACGATGGAAGCTTCGTTCCAGGTCCCAGGGAACCAACCACGAAACGCCGCATGCCGTTTCGGCCCGGCCCCATCTCATCAGCCACTTCCCTAGCCACTGCAGTGCCCTTGTAGGCAAGCTCACGGCAACGATCAGCGATGTCATAATCCGCCAAGTTCGGCAGGTTGCAACCAAAAGTATTGGTCTCAACCAAGTCAGCTCCCGCCTCAAAGTAGGCGCGGTGAATCTGCCTCAACACATCAGGGCGGGTGTCGTTGAGAATCTCATTACACCCCTCCAAATCAAGGAAATCCTTTTCCACGTCCAGGTCAAAGCCTTGGAGCTGGGTGCCCATGGCGCCGTCGCCGATCAACACATGGTTTGCCAACGCATCCAAAAATTCGGAGGAATGTGCGTTGTTGTGGGCTGGTGAAGTAACTGAAGTAGACATTGTGTAGACAGCTTAGTACGGATTAGACAATTCCCGAACTTTTCATTCGCAATTCATTTTCAACGCCGCCTAAGCAACACAGGTAAAGCGCCACTAGTCTCGGTCGCATGACTGACTCCACTCCGCAAGGCTCAACACCAGGCATGTCCCCTGAAGCTATCCTCAACGGCACCGGAAAGCCGTGGGAGGAGTGGCTAAAATTGCTTGACGACGTAAAAGCCACCTCTTGGACTCACACCCACATCGCAAAGCACATCGTGGACAACTTTGATGTCAGCGGCTGGTGGGCTCAAGGCATCGCGATTGGTTATGAATACGAACGTGGCATGCGCAAACCCGGGATGACCAGCGATGGGTTCGCGGCCAATGCCTCCAAAACCCTTAACCTGCCGGTCGAAAAAGTGTGGAAGCTCTTCGGAGACGATGACCTGCGGGCGCAGTGGCTCGATCCCGCACTAATTGAGAAAACTTCCGCCACCGAACCTAGAACATTCAATGCCAAATGGTTGGCCGATGATTCTCGGATCAGTGTTAACTTCACGTCCAAAGGCGACAACAAGTCCAGCTTCGGCATCCAACACCGACGTCTGCCTAACCAAGACAGCATCCCAATCATGAAAGCATTTTGGAAAGAACGCATCGCTGCATTAGTTGAGGTGTCAAAACAATTTTCGCTTTAACATTAAGTTCTTAGCCTTCAAACTATTTAACGACTTTGCCGACTGACGCGGCAATCTCTTTGGCTGCTCGCTTGGCATAAAGCCCGACCCCTGTGATAGTCGCAGAGCCAGGTCCCGTCCAATCTCCGTAGCCTACTAAATAAAGACCAGGAACCTTTGGTTGTCCGTGTTTGAGAAGTTGACGAACTGGCCTAATCGCCGGCCGAAACCCTGTGCACCAAATTAGGTGGTCTGCACGTATCTCGTCGAGTGACCCAAACATCGGAGTGGCAAATAGCTTTCCGGAGTCTCGAGCCCTGCGCACCTCCGGAAGCATGACAATGTCGCCGAGCTCGGAATCTGGCCCTGGGTCACGTTCACCTCGTTGAATAGCAAGAGCCCTCAAACGGTTACGCCTAAACAATTCCCTTCCATCAATGTCATCTGGCATCCACCGTGGTTTATCGCGGGTGAACCATGTCACCTCACTCACTTCACTCAGCTCTGCTGCAATTTGAGCACCGGAATTTGCACCTCCAACGATTGCAATGCGTTGACCTACGAAGGGGTGAACGCCCGGATAATTTGACGAGTGCCAATGAGTTCCAGAGAATTTTCCCGGAAAAGTTGGGACAAATGGCGCCGACCAAGTACCGGTAGCGGAAACGACGTTTTTAGCTATCCAGGATCGAGTTCCAGATTGTAAATGAAAGACACCATTTACAAAATCAACCTTATCTACAGAAACTGATCGACTAACTGGAATTTCATAACGCCGTTCATATTCCGTCAGATAATCTACGACATGAGATGATGGTGGAAACCCGTCAAATTTGGGCATCGGCCAACCTGGAAGATTAGAAAAATCTGAAGTCGAAAACAAATGCAGCGAAGGCCACACATGCAGCCATGCACCTCCGGAGGCAGGTTGGTCATCCAAAATCAGAGTCTGCACTCCTGCGCGCATGAGATAATAAGCGGTAGCCAGGCCAGCTTGGCCTCCACCAATTATTACAGCTTCGTAATGGTCATGATCGTTTCCGGCGCCTTCAGTTTGCAAATGACTCATCCTAATTCCATTCAGCCGATCTGCAATACCGTTCGCAATTCCGCAAATAATTCCGGCCGTACTCGATGCAACACCACACGACCTTCAGGCACTCGTTCCAAAAATCCTGCCTCAGTCATCTTTTTAAGATGATGTGAGATTGTTGGTTGGCTAAGACCCATTAAGTCCGTGAGTTCATTAACACTTACAGGCCCGCACCCTCCCGCAGCCAGCTGAGACAGAATCCGTAGACGGACTGGGTCGCCCAACACCTTAAACAGATCGGCATAGTGTTCAGATTCATCACTGGACAGGGGTCCCGTAGCAAGGGTGCAACACTCGGTTGGATTGGCTAATTGAATTGTGTGGAGAGTGGTCATAAATCCACTATATATTGACGAATGTCGATATTGAAAGTATTTTGAATATCGACAGGTATCAATATACCGAAAGGTGTCGCATGACAAACTCAACTCAGACGCGGGCCAAGCCAGCCCGAATCTCATTTCTTGATAAATACATTCCACTTTGGATTATTTTGGCGATGGCGTTTGGGCTATTTTTAGGCCGGAGCGTTTCGGAACTCTCAGGCTTTCTAGGCGCAATGGAAGTCGGAGGGATCTCCTTGCCAATCGCTTTAGGCCTCCTTGTAATGATGTACCCACCGTTGGCCAAAGTTCGGTATGACAAAACTAAACAAATTGCCACTGATAAGCATTTGATGGGCGTGTCACTCATTCTCAATTGGGTGGTGGGTCCTGCCTTAATGTTCGCGCTAGCTTGGTTGTTCCTCCCAGACCAACCGGAATTACGAACCGGCCTGATTATTGTAGGACTCGCACGATGTATTGCGATGGTCTTGGTTTGGTCTGATTTATCCTGTGGAGACCGCGAGGCTACAGCAGTTCTCGTAGCCATTAATTCAGTTTTTCAAGTCACAATGTTTGGTGCACTTGGCTGGTTCTATCTGCAAGTTTTACCATCCTGGCTAGGATTACCAACTACCACCGCTCGATTCTCTTTCTGGTCAATTGTGACTTCGGTTTTGGTGTTCCTCGGAATACCTCTACTTGCTGGAGTTTTCTCGCGAATTATTGGCGAAAAGATCAAGGGACGTGAGTGGTATGAACAAAAGTTCCTTCCGGCAATCTCTCCATTTGCACTAATCGGTCTGCTTTATACGATCGTCTTGTTGTTTTCATTGCAAGGGGATCAGATCGTCTCTCAACCATGGGCTGTAGTTCGTCTCGCGATACCATTGGTTATCTATTTCGTTGGAATGTTTTTCATTTCACTCATTGCGTCAAAACTATCTGGCATGAACTATGCAAAGTCTGCATCCGTCTCTTTCACTGCAGCTGGCAACAATTTTGAACTTGCGATTGCGGTGTCGATCGGAACGTTTGGCGCAACTTCTGCACAGGCTATGGCAGGAACTATCGGTCCCTTAATTGAAATTCCTGTACTTGTCGCCTTGGTCTACACCATGCTGTGGCTGGGCCCCAAACTATTCCCGAATGACCCCACACTGCCACCAGCAACTCGCCCTAACAGCCAAATCATCAACTCATAGCAAAGGAAACAATCTCATGATTGATCAACCTTCCGTCCTCTTCGTTTGCGTCGGCAACGGAGGAAAATCACAAATGGCCGCAGCGTTGGCTAAAAAACATGCCGGAGATGCTCTTGAAGTTCATTCAGCGGGCACCAAACCAGGTACGAAGCTAAATCAACAGTCCCTTGAGTCCATTGCTGAAGTTGGAGCTGATATGTCTCAAGGATTTCCTAAGGGTATTGACCTGGATTTAATCAGGCGAGTAGACCGCGTTATCATTCTTGGCGCCGAAGCTCAGCTAGAAATGCCTATTAATGCGAATGGCACATTACAACGTTGGTTAACTGACGAACCGTCCGAACGTGGAATCGAAGGTATGGAGCGCATGAGACTGGTCCGAGATGATATTGATGCTCGAGTTCAAAACCTCATTGCTGAACTAACTCAAAACGCGTAGTTGCTTTCTAATCTCTCCCATCTCCGACACCGCTAGATCTATTGGTTTCTCCGCAAAATCTTCGAAAGGAAGATCATGACCGAGCAGGCTGCCCCAAACTTGCACACCAATATTTTGAACCGTATCGCAAATGAACTGGCGCTGACGTATCAAGGAGTTTTCTCTTCAGAAACTATCAACCGCTATGTTTTTGAATCGTATGTGTCCTTAGCACGGACAGCAAAAATTCGTACCCACCTGCCAATTCTGGCCGAGCGTTTTGCTAAAGACCGGCCACACGCGCTTGCGGTAGCTGAAGAAAAGGTCATTTCACCTGTGCCTCAGGTCCTATTCGTTTGCGTTCACAATGCAGGTCGTTCACAGATTGCTTCAGCTTTGTTGTCTCACTACGCCGGAAGTTCTGTGGAGGTACGTTCTGCCGGTTCTTTACCTACTTCTGAGGTTCACCCACTGGTTTTGGAAATCTTGTCAGAGCGAGGCGTAAACATTTCTGCTGCTTTTCCGAAGCCACTAACCGATGATGTTGTTCGCGCGTCTGACTATGTCATCACAATGGGCTGTGGAGATGTGTGTCCGATATATCCAGGAAAACACTATTTCGATTGGGAACTCACTGATCCGTCTGATGAAGGTAGAGAAAAGATACAGGAAATAATTGAAGAAATTGATGGTCGAATCCGCGAGCTTTGGAAGAGTATCCAAGCAACGCAAAATT
Above is a genomic segment from Corynebacterium suranareeae containing:
- the hisG gene encoding ATP phosphoribosyltransferase — translated: MLKIAVPNKGSLSERAMEILSEAGYAGRGDSKSLNVFDEANNVEFFFLRPKDIAIYVAGGQLDLGITGRDLARDSRADVHEVLSLGFGSSTFRYAAPADQEWSIEKLDGKRIATSYPNLVRDDLAARGLSAEVLRLDGAVEVSIKLGVADAIADVVSTGRTLRQQGLAPFGEALCTSEAVIVGRKEEKVTPEQQILLRRIQGILHAQNFLMLDYNVDRDNLDAATAVTPGLSGPTVSPLARDNWVAVRAMVPRRSANAIMDKLAGHGAEAILASEIRIARI
- a CDS encoding phosphoribosyl-ATP diphosphatase → MYRVKTFDSLYEELLNRAQTRPEGSGTVAALDKGIHHLGKKVIEEAGEVWIAAEYETDEELAGEISQLIYWTQVIMVARGLKPEDIYKNL
- a CDS encoding HAD family hydrolase, whose translation is MIKAIFWDMDGTMVDSEPQWGIATYELSEAMGRRLTPELRELTVGSSLPRTMRLCAEHAGITLSDADYERYRAGMFARVHELFDESLVPNPGVTELLAELKALGIPMLVTTNTERELATRSVAAVGDEFFIGSIAGDEVPSPKPAPDMYLEAAKRVGLDPSECLVFEDSYNGMLGAVTAGCRVIGLHPEEVEAPAGVVALRSLHGANTFEGVTADMVTQWYHDIEPAGVVK
- the metH gene encoding methionine synthase, with the translated sequence MSTSVTSPAHNNAHSSEFLDALANHVLIGDGAMGTQLQGFDLDVEKDFLDLEGCNEILNDTRPDVLRQIHRAYFEAGADLVETNTFGCNLPNLADYDIADRCRELAYKGTAVAREVADEMGPGRNGMRRFVVGSLGPGTKLPSLGHAPYADLRGHYKEAALGIIDGGGDAFLIETAQDLLQVKAAVHGVQDAMAELDTFLPIICHVTVETTGTMLMGSEIGAALTALQPLGIDMIGLNCATGPDEMSEHLRYLSKHADIPVSVMPNAGLPVLGKNGAEYPLEAEDLAQALAGFVSEYGLSMVGGCCGTTPEHIRAVRDAVVGVPEQETSTLTKIPAGPVEQASREVEEEDSVASLYTSVPLSQETGISMIGERTNSNGSKAFREAMLSGDWETCVDIAKQQTRDGAHMLDLCVDYVGRDGTADMAQLASLLATSSTLPIMIDSTEPEVIRTGLEHLGGRSIVNSVNFEDGDGPDSRYQRIMRLVKQHGAAVVALTIDEEGQARTAEHKVRIAERLIADITGTYGLEIKDIVVDCLTFPISTGQEETRRDGIETIEAIRELKKRYPDIHTTLGLSNISFGLNPAARQVLNSVFLHECIEAGLDSAIAHSSKILPMNRIDERQREVALDMVYDRRAEDYDPLQEFMQLFEGVSAADAKDARAEQLAAMPLFERLAQRIIDGDKNGLEDDLEAGMKEKSPIAIINEDLLNGMKTVGELFGSGQMQLPFVLQSAETMKTAVAYLEPFMEEEAEASGTAQAAGKGKMVIATVKGDVHDIGKNLVDIILSNNGYDVINLGIKQPISAMLEAAQEHNADVIGMSGLLVKSTVVMKENLEEMNNAGVSNYPVILGGAALTRTYVENDLDEVYEGDVYYARDAFEGLRLMDEVMAEKRGEGLDPDSPEAIEQAKKKAERKARNERSRRIAAERKANAEPVVVPERSDVSTDTPTAAPPFWGTRIVKGLPLAEFLGNLDERALFMGQWGLKSTRGGEGPSYEDLVETEGRPRLRYWLDRLKAEGILDHVALVYGYFPAVAEGDDVVILESADPQAPERMRFNFPRQQRGRFLCIADFIRPREQAIKDGQVDVMPFQLVTMGNPIADFANELFAANEYREYLEVHGIGVQLTEALAEYWHSRVRSELTLNDGGSVADFDPEDKTKFFDLDYRGARFSFGYGSCPNLEDRIKLVELLEPERIGVELSEELQLHPEQSTDAFVLYHPEAKYFNV
- a CDS encoding ArsO family NAD(P)H-dependent flavin-containing monooxygenase, whose product is MSHLQTEGAGNDHDHYEAVIIGGGQAGLATAYYLMRAGVQTLILDDQPASGGAWLHVWPSLHLFSTSDFSNLPGWPMPKFDGFPPSSHVVDYLTEYERRYEIPVSRSVSVDKVDFVNGVFHLQSGTRSWIAKNVVSATGTWSAPFVPTFPGKFSGTHWHSSNYPGVHPFVGQRIAIVGGANSGAQIAAELSEVSEVTWFTRDKPRWMPDDIDGRELFRRNRLRALAIQRGERDPGPDSELGDIVMLPEVRRARDSGKLFATPMFGSLDEIRADHLIWCTGFRPAIRPVRQLLKHGQPKVPGLYLVGYGDWTGPGSATITGVGLYAKRAAKEIAASVGKVVK
- a CDS encoding ArsR/SmtB family transcription factor, yielding MTTLHTIQLANPTECCTLATGPLSSDESEHYADLFKVLGDPVRLRILSQLAAGGCGPVSVNELTDLMGLSQPTISHHLKKMTEAGFLERVPEGRVVLHRVRPELFAELRTVLQIG
- the arsB gene encoding ACR3 family arsenite efflux transporter, which translates into the protein MTNSTQTRAKPARISFLDKYIPLWIILAMAFGLFLGRSVSELSGFLGAMEVGGISLPIALGLLVMMYPPLAKVRYDKTKQIATDKHLMGVSLILNWVVGPALMFALAWLFLPDQPELRTGLIIVGLARCIAMVLVWSDLSCGDREATAVLVAINSVFQVTMFGALGWFYLQVLPSWLGLPTTTARFSFWSIVTSVLVFLGIPLLAGVFSRIIGEKIKGREWYEQKFLPAISPFALIGLLYTIVLLFSLQGDQIVSQPWAVVRLAIPLVIYFVGMFFISLIASKLSGMNYAKSASVSFTAAGNNFELAIAVSIGTFGATSAQAMAGTIGPLIEIPVLVALVYTMLWLGPKLFPNDPTLPPATRPNSQIINS
- a CDS encoding arsenate-mycothiol transferase ArsC; this encodes MIDQPSVLFVCVGNGGKSQMAAALAKKHAGDALEVHSAGTKPGTKLNQQSLESIAEVGADMSQGFPKGIDLDLIRRVDRVIILGAEAQLEMPINANGTLQRWLTDEPSERGIEGMERMRLVRDDIDARVQNLIAELTQNA
- a CDS encoding arsenate reductase ArsC, with translation MTEQAAPNLHTNILNRIANELALTYQGVFSSETINRYVFESYVSLARTAKIRTHLPILAERFAKDRPHALAVAEEKVISPVPQVLFVCVHNAGRSQIASALLSHYAGSSVEVRSAGSLPTSEVHPLVLEILSERGVNISAAFPKPLTDDVVRASDYVITMGCGDVCPIYPGKHYFDWELTDPSDEGREKIQEIIEEIDGRIRELWKSIQATQN